One window from the genome of Podospora pseudocomata strain CBS 415.72m chromosome 1 map unlocalized CBS415.72m_1.2, whole genome shotgun sequence encodes:
- a CDS encoding uncharacterized protein (EggNog:ENOG503GHS9; COG:S), with translation MHRDLKPDNILYKKSTATGSPPTFVISDSGLATSVTNIRDVGGTLVCLGPEATRDGIMTKPPTSTPLVSCFWRKKLETNVKLESQREKCRKYQDRAPLRNPFLANFEPRHGRVQSLSDFRVLQPSVEGILYEDLKKRSAAAMARLELLREYEPKLLPRDKMAVRNKR, from the exons ATGCACCGCGACCTCAAGCCAGACAACATTCTCTACAAGAAATCCACGGCAACTGGATCTCCGCCTACCTTTGTCATCTCCGACTCTGGTCTTGCTACATCTGTGACGAACATCAGAGATGTCGGAGGCACCCTCGTTTGCCTCGGGCCCGAGGCAACACGGGATGGCATCATGACAAAGCCACCGACGTCTACGCCTTTGGTCTCATGCTTCTGGAG AAAGAAGCTGGAGACAAATGTCAAGCTCGAAAGTCAGAGAGAAAAGTGCAGGAAGTATCAAGATAGGGCGCCACTGCGGAATCCGTTCCTAGCCAACTTTGAGCCAAGACACGGCCGGGTGCAGTCTCTGAGTGATTTCAGAGTGCTGCAGCCATCTGTTGAAGGCATCCTATACGAGGACCTGAAAAAGAGGAGTGCCGCAGCGATGGCTCGCCTTGAACTCTTGAGGGAATATGAGCCCAAATTGCTGCCGAGGGATAAGATGGCGGTGAGGAATAAGCGTTAA
- a CDS encoding uncharacterized protein (EggNog:ENOG503PSRJ; COG:T) yields the protein MAKPRNANEALFYLVPQDAESRKIVEETPSYQGQYKGIVSLQVKAGSKSNFAGRILSIGRLKQLSDIVLYLRGLPDQQCSFQLHPSGELMLQDATTGCHTCLRCTDTRGNTIDKYRLQGDPRRRMLYQWRGAYRSSYGLHR from the exons ATGGCCAAACCTCG AAATGCCAACGAGGCCCTGTTCTATCTCGTACCGCAAGACGCCGAGTCCCGAAAGATTGTCGAAGAAACCCCATCCTACCAAGGTCAATACAAGGGCATCGTCAGCCTGCAGGTCAAGGCTGGGAGCAAGTCCAACTTTGCTGGACGTATCTTGTCCATCGGCAGACTAAAGCAGCTGAGTGACATTGTGCTCTACCTTCGTGGGCTGCCCGACCAGCAATGCTCTTTTCAGCTTCACCCATCGGGAGAGCTGATGCTACAAGATGCAACTACAGGTTGTCACACCTGCCTCAGGTGTACGGATACCCGCGGAAACACAATCGACAAATACCGCTTACAAGGCGACCCTCGTCGTCGAATGTTATACCAATGGAGGGGAGCCTACCGATCATCATATGGCTTACATCGCTGA